The Yoonia sp. SS1-5 genome contains a region encoding:
- a CDS encoding N-acetylmuramoyl-L-alanine amidase encodes MVVIHYTAMQSAQGALKVLCDPANEVSAHYLIAEDGEVLSLVPEAMRAWHAGAGRWGKVTEVNSHSIGIELANDGFSPFAAAQMDALCALLQGIMQRWAIRPERVIGHSDMAPGRKIDPGVRFDWRRLARAGLSVWPDPAPPGDVAQFAPMMRRFGYSATSDPDLLLATFRRRFRPQWAGPLDAVDAAMISDLAGRYPVDVNAAWA; translated from the coding sequence ATGGTGGTGATCCACTACACCGCCATGCAGTCCGCGCAGGGCGCGTTGAAGGTTCTGTGTGATCCGGCCAATGAAGTGTCGGCGCATTATCTGATCGCCGAAGATGGCGAGGTTCTGTCGCTGGTGCCAGAGGCGATGCGCGCGTGGCATGCGGGTGCCGGACGCTGGGGGAAGGTGACAGAAGTCAACAGCCATTCGATTGGGATTGAGCTGGCCAATGATGGGTTCAGCCCGTTTGCGGCGGCCCAGATGGACGCGCTATGTGCATTGTTGCAAGGGATCATGCAGCGCTGGGCGATCCGGCCGGAACGTGTGATCGGCCATTCCGACATGGCCCCGGGGCGCAAGATTGACCCAGGGGTCCGGTTTGACTGGCGCAGGTTGGCACGGGCAGGGCTGTCAGTTTGGCCCGATCCTGCACCGCCGGGGGACGTGGCGCAATTTGCACCAATGATGCGAAGGTTCGGTTATTCCGCAACCAGCGACCCGGACTTACTGCTGGCAACCTTCCGCAGGCGGTTCCGCCCGCAATGGGCGGGACCGTTGGATGCGGTCGATGCGGCGATGATTTCCGACCTGGCCGGGCGCTACCCCGTTGACGTGAACGCGGCTTGGGCCTAA
- the rpmG gene encoding 50S ribosomal protein L33, producing MAKPTTIKIRLNSTAGTGHFYVTKKNARTMTEKMVIKKYDPVVRKHVEYKEGKIK from the coding sequence ATGGCGAAGCCTACCACCATCAAGATCCGCCTGAACTCCACCGCGGGGACCGGGCATTTCTATGTGACCAAGAAAAACGCGCGGACGATGACCGAAAAGATGGTGATCAAAAAGTACGATCCGGTCGTGCGCAAGCATGTCGAATACAAGGAAGGCAAGATCAAGTAG
- a CDS encoding nucleoside deaminase, translated as MVFRSHMDAALAQAKAAAARGEVPVGAVIAGPDGVVAQAGNRTRELNDPTAHAEILAIRAASAALGQERLTGYDLYVTLEPCPMCATAISHARIARLYYGAADPKSGGVAQGPRIFSHDQCHHVPEIYDGIGGSAAADLLRDFFAARR; from the coding sequence ATGGTGTTCCGGTCACATATGGATGCAGCACTGGCGCAGGCAAAAGCCGCCGCTGCCCGTGGGGAAGTGCCGGTTGGCGCAGTGATTGCGGGGCCAGACGGGGTTGTGGCGCAGGCCGGAAACCGGACGCGAGAGTTGAACGACCCCACGGCCCATGCCGAAATTCTGGCCATACGTGCCGCCTCTGCGGCCCTTGGGCAGGAAAGGCTGACGGGCTATGATCTTTATGTGACGCTGGAACCATGCCCGATGTGTGCGACGGCCATCAGTCACGCACGCATCGCCCGGCTTTACTACGGCGCCGCAGATCCGAAATCTGGGGGGGTTGCGCAAGGGCCGCGCATATTCAGCCATGATCAATGTCACCATGTGCCCGAGATCTACGATGGTATCGGTGGGTCCGCTGCCGCTGATCTCTTGCGGGATTTCTTCGCGGCCCGGCGCTAG
- the gatC gene encoding Asp-tRNA(Asn)/Glu-tRNA(Gln) amidotransferase subunit GatC, whose amino-acid sequence MSIDTETARRVAKLARIKVEDDALPALASEFSAILGFIEQLNEVDVDGIEPMTSVTPQRLKRREDVVTDGSQQGAVLANAPDAREGFFAVPKVVE is encoded by the coding sequence ATGTCGATTGACACCGAAACCGCCCGCCGCGTGGCGAAGCTTGCCCGCATCAAGGTAGAGGATGATGCCTTGCCCGCGCTTGCATCTGAATTCAGCGCGATCCTTGGATTTATCGAACAGCTGAACGAGGTTGACGTGGACGGGATCGAGCCGATGACCTCGGTCACCCCGCAGCGTCTGAAACGGCGTGAGGACGTGGTCACCGATGGCAGTCAGCAAGGCGCGGTGCTGGCCAATGCGCCCGACGCCCGGGAAGGATTTTTTGCAGTGCCAAAGGTGGTCGAATAA
- a CDS encoding DUF2927 domain-containing protein, translated as MLTCGRLLPLVALVGLAGCDDLFATPPEPPPAPAPVVAPPAPTPPQVTEPSPASRDLARYYERLQTDLLTQGLLRGDGGGPDTPFTDTQLARNFVRIALFNEYRDDSDFTRPQSTVSKLRRWTQPIRMSVEFGSTVPLRQRDLDLASVSAYAARLSRISGVPITITDENPNYHVLFLGEDDRRAYGDQLRALIPGISEATLRTFVDLPRNQLCVVIGTFEPGAQSYRKAIALIRAEHPNLMRSACIHEELAQGMGLANDSPQARPSIFNDDEEFGLLTTHDELLLRMLYDPRFETGMRPNQAAPIARRIARELLAPTNS; from the coding sequence ATGTTGACATGTGGGCGCCTGCTGCCGCTTGTGGCGCTGGTTGGCCTGGCGGGATGTGACGATCTGTTCGCCACCCCGCCAGAACCGCCGCCTGCACCCGCACCGGTGGTTGCACCGCCCGCGCCCACGCCCCCGCAGGTCACCGAACCCAGCCCCGCAAGCCGTGATCTGGCGCGGTATTATGAGCGTCTGCAAACCGACCTTCTGACCCAGGGCCTGCTGCGCGGTGATGGCGGCGGGCCGGATACGCCGTTTACCGACACGCAACTGGCCCGCAACTTTGTCCGGATCGCGCTCTTCAACGAATACCGCGACGACAGCGATTTCACCCGCCCGCAATCGACCGTGTCCAAGCTGCGCCGCTGGACCCAACCCATCAGGATGAGTGTCGAATTCGGCAGCACCGTGCCACTGCGCCAGCGCGATCTGGATCTGGCCAGTGTCAGCGCCTATGCCGCCCGGCTGTCGCGCATCTCGGGCGTGCCGATCACGATCACGGACGAGAACCCGAACTACCATGTGCTGTTTCTTGGCGAAGATGACCGGCGGGCCTATGGTGATCAGCTGCGCGCCCTGATCCCCGGTATCTCCGAGGCGACATTGCGCACCTTTGTCGATCTGCCCCGCAATCAGCTTTGCGTTGTCATTGGCACGTTCGAACCCGGCGCACAAAGCTACCGCAAGGCGATTGCGCTGATCCGGGCCGAGCATCCCAACCTGATGCGCAGCGCATGCATTCACGAGGAACTGGCCCAGGGCATGGGCCTGGCAAATGACAGCCCGCAAGCCCGGCCATCCATCTTTAACGATGACGAAGAATTCGGGCTGCTGACCACACATGACGAACTGCTTTTGCGTATGCTCTACGACCCACGGTTCGAAACAGGCATGCGCCCCAATCAAGCGGCCCCGATTGCACGACGGATCGCGCGCGAATTACTGGCCCCGACCAATAGTTAG
- a CDS encoding PAS domain-containing protein, which yields MTLDGFTNPDVNSAKALRLADLRNAPDSVVLLNTSGRISFLGGEGLPTLQIDDLSQVVGRQWWDFWPEDQRVQLKKRFEDALAGHPQEFRLRVAVTSGDLRDLELSVSPVPGFDGKNSSILVISRDITQDD from the coding sequence ATGACGCTTGATGGATTTACCAATCCGGATGTGAACAGTGCAAAGGCTTTAAGGCTTGCTGATCTGCGCAACGCGCCTGATTCGGTTGTGCTGCTGAATACATCCGGCCGGATCAGCTTTCTTGGCGGCGAAGGGCTGCCAACGCTGCAGATTGACGACCTGTCGCAGGTTGTTGGCCGCCAATGGTGGGATTTTTGGCCCGAAGATCAGCGGGTTCAGCTGAAAAAACGCTTTGAAGACGCGCTTGCCGGCCACCCGCAGGAATTCCGACTGCGTGTTGCGGTCACATCCGGGGACCTCAGAGATCTGGAACTCTCGGTGTCGCCAGTGCCTGGATTTGACGGGAAAAACAGCTCTATCCTCGTGATCTCGCGCGATATCACACAAGACGACTGA
- a CDS encoding pseudouridine synthase, producing MTDTPPPGDRIAKVLSRAGIASRREAERMIAAGRVSVNGKVIDSPALNVTPADKIVADGKQVGAPDVPRLWLYHKPAGLVTTERDEQDRPTVFASLPETLPRVMSVGRLDLNSEGLLLLTNDGEVKRRLELPSTGWLRRYRVRINGSVSEAKLDQLRDGIAVDGIRYQPMTVTFDRQQGANAWLTISLREGKNREIRRALGALGVTVNRLLRVSYGPFQLGQLGQGEVEEVRQRVVRDQLGLSDKPKPTRTRKPVNRPKTRRAKGE from the coding sequence ATGACTGATACCCCACCTCCCGGCGACCGGATCGCCAAAGTCCTGTCCCGCGCAGGCATCGCAAGCCGCCGCGAGGCCGAACGCATGATTGCGGCCGGACGGGTCAGCGTGAATGGCAAGGTGATTGACAGCCCTGCCCTGAATGTCACCCCTGCTGACAAGATCGTCGCGGATGGCAAGCAGGTCGGCGCACCTGACGTGCCGCGCCTGTGGCTCTATCACAAGCCCGCGGGGCTGGTGACCACTGAACGCGACGAACAGGACCGGCCAACGGTCTTTGCCTCCCTGCCCGAGACGCTGCCACGGGTGATGTCTGTCGGCAGGCTCGACCTCAATTCCGAGGGGCTGTTGCTGCTGACCAATGACGGCGAGGTCAAGCGCCGGCTGGAACTGCCCAGCACCGGATGGCTGCGCCGCTACCGGGTTCGAATCAACGGATCCGTCAGTGAGGCAAAGCTGGACCAGTTGCGCGACGGCATTGCGGTGGACGGGATCCGCTACCAGCCCATGACTGTGACCTTTGATCGCCAGCAAGGGGCCAATGCCTGGCTGACCATTTCATTGCGCGAAGGCAAAAACCGGGAAATCCGGCGCGCGTTGGGCGCGCTTGGGGTGACCGTAAACAGGCTGCTCAGGGTCAGTTACGGGCCGTTCCAACTTGGCCAGCTTGGTCAGGGCGAGGTCGAAGAGGTCAGGCAGCGCGTGGTGCGTGATCAATTGGGGCTGTCGGACAAACCCAAGCCCACCCGCACGCGCAAACCGGTGAACCGCCCAAAGACGCGACGTGCAAAAGGGGAATAA
- a CDS encoding 5-bromo-4-chloroindolyl phosphate hydrolysis family protein, with translation MAKRFGGKYSPDGQASGSSASAAPVVVAPGAHSNLLFVPAVILVFTSLNEAPQTLVIGLIGAAVLTLAAWLLREGLKAEAAYNARKVARRPAMPRKMIASALTGIGAALAAYTGDTGLIGSLLYGVAAAGLHLAAFGIDPLADKRMEGIDTHQQDRVARVVDEAQNYLDVMQSQIEGLNDRRLTARVADFRDVAAKMIRTVEEDPRDLTGARKFLGVYLMGARDATIKFVDLYGRKQDADARANYEALLDDLEQNFAARTDKMLLDDRIDMDIEINVLRDRLQREGVSLNSKGS, from the coding sequence ATGGCCAAACGTTTTGGCGGCAAATACAGCCCCGACGGTCAGGCATCTGGATCGTCAGCATCTGCTGCACCGGTTGTTGTTGCACCCGGTGCGCATTCGAACCTGCTGTTTGTACCAGCGGTCATCCTTGTTTTCACCTCGTTGAACGAGGCACCGCAAACACTGGTGATCGGGTTGATCGGGGCTGCGGTCCTGACGCTGGCCGCATGGCTGCTGCGTGAGGGGCTTAAGGCCGAGGCCGCCTATAACGCACGCAAAGTGGCCCGCCGCCCCGCAATGCCCCGCAAAATGATTGCCTCTGCTTTGACCGGCATTGGTGCCGCACTGGCCGCCTATACGGGCGATACCGGCCTGATCGGGTCCCTTCTTTACGGGGTGGCCGCCGCCGGTTTACATTTGGCCGCGTTTGGCATTGACCCGCTTGCAGACAAACGGATGGAGGGGATCGACACCCACCAACAGGATCGTGTCGCCCGTGTCGTGGATGAGGCGCAGAATTATCTTGATGTGATGCAATCGCAGATCGAAGGACTGAATGATCGCCGGCTGACCGCTCGCGTGGCCGATTTTCGCGATGTGGCGGCCAAAATGATCCGGACGGTCGAAGAAGACCCGCGCGACCTGACCGGCGCGCGCAAGTTTCTGGGCGTCTATCTGATGGGCGCACGTGACGCGACAATCAAGTTTGTCGATCTCTATGGCCGCAAGCAGGACGCGGATGCACGCGCCAATTACGAAGCGCTGCTTGACGATCTGGAACAGAATTTTGCCGCCCGTACCGACAAGATGTTGCTGGATGATCGCATCGACATGGATATCGAAATCAACGTTCTGCGCGATCGCCTGCAGCGCGAAGGCGTCAGCCTGAATTCAAAAGGGAGCTAA
- a CDS encoding TerC family protein — protein MADLLTLENATNLIMLCFLQAVLGFDNLLYISIESKRAPVAQQQAVRTWGILIAVALRVVLLFTMIQLLDALSEPFFILEWEGVITGGVNFATLVFILGGAFIMYTAVKEISHMLSMEHLGHDVEGKSGKSAGQVIFLIVLMNLIFSFDSVLSAIAITDVFPILATAIILSGLAMLLLADGVTRFLEKNRMYEVLGLFILLIVGVVLLGEAGQAAVHGVESMGVPHEEAKDLALRIFGKEIVPMSKSTFYFSVVVLFAVEIIQSGYTRKLNAERAALQKHS, from the coding sequence TTGGCCGATCTGCTGACGCTGGAAAATGCTACCAACCTGATCATGCTGTGCTTTTTGCAGGCTGTTCTGGGTTTTGATAATCTTCTCTACATATCAATTGAAAGCAAACGCGCACCGGTCGCACAGCAACAGGCTGTCCGCACATGGGGCATCCTGATTGCGGTTGCACTGCGTGTCGTACTGCTTTTTACAATGATCCAGCTTCTTGATGCGCTGTCAGAGCCGTTCTTCATTCTGGAATGGGAAGGGGTGATCACCGGTGGGGTGAACTTTGCTACGCTTGTCTTCATCCTTGGCGGGGCATTCATCATGTATACCGCGGTCAAGGAAATCTCGCATATGTTGTCGATGGAGCATCTGGGCCACGATGTAGAAGGCAAATCAGGCAAATCCGCCGGGCAGGTGATTTTTCTGATCGTGCTGATGAACCTGATCTTTTCCTTTGACTCGGTCCTGTCCGCGATTGCCATCACGGATGTCTTTCCGATCCTTGCAACTGCAATCATCCTGTCCGGTCTGGCAATGCTATTGCTTGCAGACGGGGTCACCCGCTTTCTGGAAAAGAACAGGATGTACGAGGTGCTTGGCCTCTTCATCCTGCTGATTGTGGGCGTTGTTTTATTGGGTGAAGCTGGACAGGCGGCGGTCCACGGTGTGGAAAGCATGGGTGTACCCCATGAAGAAGCCAAGGATCTGGCCCTGCGCATCTTTGGTAAAGAGATCGTGCCGATGTCGAAATCGACCTTCTACTTCTCGGTTGTGGTGCTGTTTGCGGTTGAAATCATTCAGTCTGGATACACGCGCAAGCTGAACGCGGAACGTGCGGCGCTGCAAAAACACTCGTAA
- a CDS encoding metal-dependent hydrolase yields MNITWLGHASFRIAVEDAVLLIDPWLTGNPSFPDASRSAALSGATHILLTHGHFDHSSEVAEIAAETGAIIVGIPELCAFFDGVESIDFNKGGTVDLNGAKVSMVQATHSSSVGAAYAGTEAGFMIAGDGHTIYVSGDTDIMADMDWMADFYKPDIGILCAGGHYTMGMAGAAYAARRYFDFKTVIPCHYKTFPLLEQTAQALIDALPDVNVLTPAVMEEVTL; encoded by the coding sequence ATGAATATTACATGGCTTGGACATGCAAGTTTTCGGATTGCGGTGGAAGATGCCGTTTTGCTGATCGACCCGTGGTTGACGGGAAACCCCTCTTTTCCTGACGCGTCGCGTTCCGCCGCGCTGTCAGGTGCAACCCACATCCTGTTGACCCACGGACATTTCGATCACAGCTCTGAGGTTGCTGAAATTGCCGCCGAAACCGGTGCCATCATCGTCGGTATTCCCGAATTATGCGCGTTCTTCGATGGTGTAGAGAGCATTGATTTCAACAAAGGGGGCACGGTTGATCTGAATGGCGCCAAGGTTTCTATGGTGCAGGCAACACATTCATCCTCGGTGGGCGCGGCCTATGCGGGGACCGAGGCAGGCTTCATGATCGCGGGCGATGGTCACACGATCTATGTGTCGGGCGATACGGACATCATGGCCGATATGGATTGGATGGCGGATTTCTACAAACCCGATATCGGCATCCTCTGCGCGGGTGGGCATTACACGATGGGAATGGCGGGGGCCGCTTATGCCGCAAGACGCTATTTCGATTTCAAAACCGTGATCCCCTGCCATTACAAAACCTTCCCGCTGCTCGAACAGACGGCCCAAGCGCTGATCGACGCGCTGCCCGACGTCAATGTTCTGACGCCTGCGGTGATGGAAGAGGTGACGCTTTAG
- the gatA gene encoding Asp-tRNA(Asn)/Glu-tRNA(Gln) amidotransferase subunit GatA, translating to MTDLTKLTIAGARDAMRKGDVTSAEITAACLSSIADAGALGAFVHNTPEIATDQAAAADVRIKLGDAPDMCGIPLGIKDLFCTKDVPSQAASGILEGFKPQYESTVTSQLFDAGAVMLGKLNMDEFAMGSSNETSVYGNAVNPWRRGNEDTALTPGGSSGGSAAAVAADLCLAATGTDTGGSIRQPAAFVGITGLKPTYGRVSRWGIVAFASSLDQAGPMTKDVRDAAIMLRTMCGHDPKDSTSADIAVPDFEAALTGDIKGKTIGIPKEYRMDGMPAEIEKLWADGTAMLKDAGAIIKDITLPHTKYALPAYYVIAPAEASSNLARYDGVRFGHRAKLAQGDGITEMYEKTRAEGFGPEVQRRVMVGTYVLSAGFYDAYYNRARRVRALIKRDFDEVFADGVDAILTPATPSAAFGLGENMDPIQMYLNDVFTVTVNLAGLPGISVPAGLDAQGLPLGLQLIGRPWEEAELLNVAYALEGAAGFVAKPAKWW from the coding sequence ATGACAGATCTGACCAAACTGACCATCGCAGGCGCCCGTGACGCCATGCGCAAGGGTGACGTCACCAGTGCCGAAATTACGGCTGCCTGCCTGTCCTCCATTGCCGATGCGGGCGCGTTGGGCGCGTTTGTTCATAACACGCCCGAGATCGCGACGGATCAGGCCGCAGCCGCGGATGTGCGTATCAAGCTGGGCGATGCGCCGGATATGTGTGGCATCCCGCTTGGGATCAAGGATCTGTTCTGCACCAAGGACGTGCCGTCGCAGGCTGCGTCGGGCATTCTGGAAGGCTTCAAGCCGCAATACGAATCGACCGTCACATCGCAGCTGTTTGACGCGGGCGCGGTGATGCTGGGTAAGCTGAACATGGATGAATTCGCGATGGGCTCGTCCAATGAAACATCCGTCTACGGCAATGCGGTCAACCCGTGGCGCCGGGGCAACGAAGACACTGCCTTGACCCCCGGTGGGTCTTCGGGCGGTTCTGCGGCGGCGGTAGCGGCTGATCTGTGTCTGGCGGCGACCGGGACGGATACGGGCGGTTCCATCCGCCAGCCCGCCGCATTTGTCGGGATCACCGGGTTGAAGCCGACCTATGGCCGCGTGTCGCGCTGGGGCATTGTCGCCTTTGCCTCTTCGCTGGATCAGGCCGGGCCAATGACCAAGGATGTGCGCGATGCGGCTATCATGCTGCGCACAATGTGCGGCCATGATCCCAAGGACAGCACCAGCGCCGATATCGCCGTGCCGGATTTCGAGGCCGCATTGACCGGCGATATCAAGGGCAAGACCATCGGTATCCCCAAGGAATACCGGATGGACGGGATGCCGGCCGAAATTGAAAAGCTGTGGGCTGACGGGACTGCGATGCTCAAGGATGCAGGCGCGATCATCAAGGACATCACCCTGCCGCATACCAAATACGCGCTGCCTGCCTATTACGTCATCGCGCCTGCCGAGGCCTCGTCAAACCTTGCCCGGTATGACGGTGTGCGCTTTGGGCATCGCGCCAAGCTTGCACAGGGTGATGGCATCACCGAGATGTATGAAAAGACCCGCGCCGAAGGTTTCGGCCCCGAGGTGCAGCGCCGTGTGATGGTGGGGACCTATGTGCTGTCTGCAGGGTTTTATGATGCATACTACAACCGGGCCCGTCGGGTGCGTGCGCTGATCAAGCGGGACTTTGACGAGGTCTTTGCCGATGGGGTTGACGCCATCCTGACCCCCGCAACACCGTCAGCGGCCTTTGGGCTGGGCGAGAATATGGACCCGATCCAGATGTATCTGAACGATGTGTTCACAGTCACGGTGAACCTGGCAGGATTGCCCGGCATTTCCGTGCCTGCGGGGCTGGATGCGCAGGGGCTGCCATTGGGGCTGCAACTGATCGGGCGTCCATGGGAAGAGGCCGAATTGCTTAACGTTGCCTACGCGCTGGAGGGTGCAGCCGGGTTTGTAGCCAAGCCTGCCAAGTGGTGGTAA
- a CDS encoding toxic anion resistance protein: MSETIRQQAEAALADVEKVTAVVLPEPKGELVSLEAADAPTSTEITTRMAEIDISDTNSIVAFGSSAQSELQEISQSMLAGVRNKDVGPAGDSLRNIVTTIRGFSISELDVRRKRSFWEKLLGRAAPMAKFAARFEEVQGQIDRITDDLLKHEHVLLKDIESLDVLYDKTLNFYDELALYIAAGEAKIAELDSTTIPAKEAEVNAAPEDQAVMKAQELRDMRAARDDLERRVHDLKLTRQVTMQSLPSIRLVQENDKSLVTKINSTLVNTVPLWETQLAQAVTIQRSSEAAEAVRGANDLTNELLTANAENLRQANATIRTEMERGVFDINAVKQANEHLIATINESLEIADEGKRKRAEAEAEMVKMEAELKQTLAAAKAKSTPSAAPGDSDI; encoded by the coding sequence ATGTCCGAAACGATCCGCCAACAAGCCGAGGCCGCCCTCGCCGATGTGGAAAAAGTCACCGCCGTCGTCTTGCCCGAACCCAAAGGCGAGCTTGTCTCGCTCGAGGCGGCAGACGCCCCGACCAGCACCGAGATCACCACGCGGATGGCCGAGATTGATATCAGCGACACCAATTCCATCGTGGCCTTTGGATCATCCGCGCAATCGGAATTGCAAGAGATCAGCCAATCCATGCTGGCCGGTGTCCGCAACAAGGATGTCGGCCCCGCCGGCGACAGCCTGCGCAATATCGTCACAACGATCCGCGGCTTTTCGATCTCGGAACTTGATGTCCGCCGCAAACGCAGCTTTTGGGAAAAACTGTTGGGCCGCGCCGCACCGATGGCCAAATTCGCCGCCCGCTTCGAAGAGGTCCAGGGCCAGATTGACCGCATCACCGATGATCTGCTCAAGCATGAACATGTTCTGCTCAAGGACATCGAAAGCCTTGATGTGCTGTATGACAAGACACTGAATTTCTACGACGAACTGGCCCTCTATATTGCCGCAGGCGAAGCCAAGATCGCCGAGTTGGACAGCACGACGATCCCCGCCAAAGAGGCAGAGGTCAACGCAGCCCCCGAAGATCAGGCCGTGATGAAAGCGCAAGAATTGCGCGACATGCGCGCCGCCCGCGACGATCTTGAACGCCGCGTTCACGACCTGAAACTGACCCGGCAGGTGACAATGCAATCCCTGCCCTCGATCCGGCTGGTGCAGGAGAATGACAAATCCCTTGTGACCAAGATCAACTCGACCTTGGTGAACACTGTCCCGCTTTGGGAAACCCAACTGGCCCAGGCGGTGACGATCCAACGTTCATCCGAGGCCGCCGAGGCCGTGCGCGGTGCCAATGATCTGACAAACGAGTTGCTGACTGCGAATGCAGAAAACCTGCGCCAGGCCAATGCGACCATCCGCACCGAAATGGAACGCGGGGTGTTTGATATCAACGCGGTCAAGCAGGCCAATGAACACCTGATCGCCACGATCAATGAAAGCCTCGAGATCGCCGACGAAGGCAAACGCAAACGCGCCGAGGCCGAGGCCGAAATGGTCAAGATGGAAGCAGAGCTAAAGCAGACGCTTGCCGCAGCAAAAGCCAAGTCCACCCCAAGCGCGGCCCCTGGCGACAGCGATATCTGA
- a CDS encoding ceramidase domain-containing protein: MDWSSQIDGYCERTDFTYWSEPINAVTNLAFIIAAIIMWRRCQALPAARLLCIILFAIGVGSYLFHTFATQWAALSDVAPIGLFILVYLFLVNRDMAGLGWVRALLATAFFLPYAYVLVPILNTLPFFAVSNFYWTVPLALFIYAGWLGGQTGRGLAIGGVILCVSITLRSFDETLCHIVPIGTHFLWHCLNGIMLGWMINVYRRHMLATVRL, from the coding sequence ATGGATTGGTCCAGCCAGATCGACGGATATTGTGAACGGACCGACTTCACCTATTGGTCAGAGCCGATCAATGCGGTCACAAATCTGGCCTTCATCATCGCGGCCATCATCATGTGGCGCCGCTGTCAGGCGCTTCCGGCCGCAAGGCTGTTATGCATCATACTGTTTGCCATCGGGGTGGGGAGCTACCTGTTTCACACCTTTGCGACCCAATGGGCGGCTTTATCTGATGTCGCGCCGATAGGGCTGTTCATTCTGGTCTATCTGTTTTTGGTGAACCGCGACATGGCCGGGCTTGGCTGGGTGCGTGCGCTGCTCGCCACAGCCTTTTTCCTGCCCTATGCCTATGTTCTGGTGCCGATCCTGAATACGCTGCCGTTTTTTGCGGTGTCGAACTTTTACTGGACGGTGCCGCTTGCGCTGTTCATCTACGCGGGCTGGCTTGGCGGGCAGACGGGGCGGGGGCTGGCCATTGGCGGGGTGATCTTGTGCGTTTCGATCACGCTGCGGTCCTTTGATGAAACCCTCTGCCATATCGTCCCGATCGGGACGCATTTTTTGTGGCATTGCCTGAACGGGATCATGCTGGGCTGGATGATCAACGTTTACCGGCGCCATATGCTTGCGACCGTCCGTCTGTAG